ATCCTTCTAAATAAAGATCGGCTGGACGCTGAAGATCATCACGCTCTTCTAAAACAGCTTGGTGAGAAGATCCAGAATCAAACCATACATCCATGATATCCGTTTCTTTCGTAAATTCACCATTTGGACTACCCGGATGCGTAAATCCTTCAGGTAATAGCTCTACCGCTTCCCGCTCAAACCAAATATTTGATCCGTTCTCACGGAACAGTCCTGAAACATGATTGATCGTTTCGTCTGTAATAATCGCTTCACCATTTTCAGCATAGAATACTGGAATTGGTACACCCCATGCACGTTGACGGGAAATACACCAGTCACCACGATCGCGAACCATGTTAAACAAACGTGTTTCGCCCCATTCAGGTACCCACTTTGTTTCCTTAACAGCTTCTAGAAGCTCGTTACGGAAATCTTTAATAGAAGCAAACCACTGTGCAGTCGCACGGAAAATGACAGGTTTCTTTGTTCTCCAGTCATGCGGATAAGAGTGAGTAATAAAGGATAACTTTAATAGCGCTCCATTTTCTTCTAGCTTTTCCGTAATTGGCTTATTGGCATTTTCATAAAATAACCCTTCAAAGCCTGGAGCCTCATGTGTCATGTGCCCCTTATCATCTACTGGATTTAATACATCTAAGCCATACTTTTGACCAACATGGAAATCGTCTTCACCGTGACCAGGTGCTGTGTGTACACAACCAGTACCTGCATCAGTTGTTACGTGCTCGCCAAGCATGACCAGTGATTCACGACCATAAATTGGATGAAGGGCGATAATGTATTCCAATTCGCTTCCTTTAACCTTTTTGACGACCGTTGGATTTTCCCAGCCAACTTCACTAGTAACAGCTTCTAATAATGCTTCAGCCACAACGTATTTGCTTCCGCCTTCTTCAACGACAACATACGTTAATTCTGGATGAACAGAAATTCCAAGGTTGGCCGGAATAGTCCATGGAGTTGTAGTCCAGATAACGATTTTTGTATCGGTATCTAATACATTTTTTCCATCTTTCACGTTAAAGGCAACATAAATAGAGGCAGAACGCTTATCCTGATATTCGATTTCTGCTTCTGCTAAGGCTGACTCACTTGACGGTGACCAATAAACAGGCTTCAGACCTTTATAGATGTAGCCTTTTTTCGCCATCTCGCCAAACACTTTGATTTGCTGTGCTTCATATTCAGGCTTTAAAGTAATATATGGATTATCCCAGTCAGCACGAACACCTAGACGTTTAAACTGGACGCGTTGATTGTTCACTTGTTCATAAGCATATTGCTCACAAAGTTTACGGAATTCAGCAACGGTCATTTCCTTCCGTTTAACTCCTTTGTTTGTTAAAGCCTGCTCAATTGGTAAACCGTGTGTATCCCAACCCGGAACATATGGTGCATGGAATCCGCTCATTGATTTGTAGCGAACGATGAAATCCTTGAGGATTTTATTTAATGCATGGCCCATGTGGATGTCACCGTTGGCATATGGAGGACCATCGTGCAATACAAACATTGGTCTCCCTTTCGTTCTTTCTTGGACTTGCTGATAAATATTCATTTCTTCCCATTGTGCCTGCATGTCAGGCTCACGCTTTGGAAGATTCCCACGCATCGGAAATTCCGTTTGTGGCATCAATAACGTATCTTTATAATCCATTTCATTTCCTCCTATGGAATTTATTTTTGGTTGTTTTAAAGTTAGTTGTT
The DNA window shown above is from Bacillus sp. T3 and carries:
- the ileS gene encoding isoleucine--tRNA ligase, which translates into the protein MDYKDTLLMPQTEFPMRGNLPKREPDMQAQWEEMNIYQQVQERTKGRPMFVLHDGPPYANGDIHMGHALNKILKDFIVRYKSMSGFHAPYVPGWDTHGLPIEQALTNKGVKRKEMTVAEFRKLCEQYAYEQVNNQRVQFKRLGVRADWDNPYITLKPEYEAQQIKVFGEMAKKGYIYKGLKPVYWSPSSESALAEAEIEYQDKRSASIYVAFNVKDGKNVLDTDTKIVIWTTTPWTIPANLGISVHPELTYVVVEEGGSKYVVAEALLEAVTSEVGWENPTVVKKVKGSELEYIIALHPIYGRESLVMLGEHVTTDAGTGCVHTAPGHGEDDFHVGQKYGLDVLNPVDDKGHMTHEAPGFEGLFYENANKPITEKLEENGALLKLSFITHSYPHDWRTKKPVIFRATAQWFASIKDFRNELLEAVKETKWVPEWGETRLFNMVRDRGDWCISRQRAWGVPIPVFYAENGEAIITDETINHVSGLFRENGSNIWFEREAVELLPEGFTHPGSPNGEFTKETDIMDVWFDSGSSHQAVLEERDDLQRPADLYLEGSDQYRGWFNSSLSTGVAVTGKAPYKGVLSHGFALDGEGRKMSKSIGNVVIPAKVMQQLGADILRLWVASVDYQADVRVSDAILKQVAEVYRKIRNTFRFLLGNLADFNADSDAVAFEQLREVDQFMLVKLNNVIKSVRESYENYEFATIYHAVNNFCTLDLSSFYLDFAKDVLYIEASNNLERRSIQTVLHECLIALVKLVTPILPHTADEVWSYIPTAKEASVQLTDLPEYQELPNAKGLEDKWSSFMKLRDDVLKALEEARNEKVIGKSLTAKVTLYVNESTRELLDSIDESLTQLFIVSGFEVAGTYGDAPEIALKLEHAAIVISKADGETCERCWTVTPEVGKVAEHPTLCTRCANVVKENY